The window tctgtttggtattaggttcAGACATTCGGCACTCTTTTATCaaaggataggagtagcgacaggtgttgccaagatgatggcttcaggcttagtgatgtattactttgtaaggtctttgtgaataattatcaaatgactgcatgcatgcatcgcccagattcagaggccgggggtatatcctccttttctaaaaaaaaaaaaactgGTTCTCGTCCAGCCGATCGCCCTCCTTACAGTGTCAAAACTGTACGTGGTCATTGGTTCCTAGCTGAATAATAGATCCATTCAGCGTGAGTCTGTTCACAACTTGGCGTAGTATAGTTAATGTTTCTGTTAGATAGCTAGGCCATCGCAAACGGATCGTAGGATGGCACGATTGCATGTGCGGCGTGATGGCAACACGACGACAGTCGGGTCGACATGGGATCGCACGGCCGACTTACCCGTTCAAAGCTGGTTTTACGTTTGAGTTCTGTCAACGTATAAATAGAGCTAAAGAGCAAAGCCGAAGGAAGTTGAACGACACCAAAAAAGAATCTCGCGTGCGTATCTCCCTGTGTTCTCTTTTCCACAGTGTACGCGTGTGTCTTCCGGTCTGTGATCCGACACATGTTACTTGGAGAATTGGTTTCAATTTGTTTCAATGATATTTGACTGTATGAAACATGAATTTCTTGATTAATAATATGAGAACTAAAACTATAATTTATTGTATTTGATCACTTCATTGTCGTAAAATACTTACTGAATATAGGTAGCATAATAGGATGGAAACTGGCTGAGGCTTTTCTCATACACATTTGCATGTTGACATGGCATCTGTGCCGATGTGGCATATTTGTTACTTGAGAGAAATAGATTAGTGGAGATCACCTACTTAGTTATACGAGATAATACCCCATGCATTAATGCAAGAATTGGTTGCAATTTACTTCATTGCGAATTGGTTTGTGGAACATGAATATGTAGATTAATAATCTGAGAAATGAAACTAAAAATACATTTGATTTATTGTACTTCATTGTTATATAGTTCTAAAAGAGTAAttgaatataattagcataatggtATGAAAAGCTTGTTTAAATAGATGGTTGCATGTTGTGGTGGGCTTTTTCAATGCATGGTTGCATATTGTGCTAGCATGTTGGCATGTGGAGAAAAATTAGTTAGCAAGAATCAACTATTTAGTTAGAGAAATTCCGAATAAATAAGCTAAGAATTGCTTAAATAAGTAATTTTTTAGGTTGAGCAAATAATAGTCTTCCTTTGACACAAAAGAGACATCTAGGAACACACCAAGAGAATTATGACATCACTATAAGTAACAAAGAATTACAGGAGCAAATTGTTATTCAAACAACTTTCATAAGGGGAAGTTGAAAAACGGAATGCCACAACGCAATAAAATGAAATAATAAATACAACAAGAGGGAAAATTAATTTTAAAACAACATTACAAAGGTAATCAAAATAAACATCAATGGAAACCCGAGAAAGCAAGAGCTTATTCTCAATCTCAGCCGGTTGAAAAATTGCAATGATGTGATAAGATCAACAAGATTAGTGTGAGTTGACGACACGACAATTCCTCCTGATCTCAACAGGGGCACGATCGAGAAAATCGGTCCTGGTCTTGACTTCGATAGCACCCATCCTTACCATGGCTGCCTTGAACTTCTCCTCCCACACACCGTTGTCCTTGGCATTGGCACGCACCGCTGCACTTGTATCATCTGCCTTCATAAGTGCGGCATCTGAATTGAAGAGCACCTCGTGGCTAAGCACATTCTTGTAGTACTTGTTGTCAACCTTGTTAGGGGTGTTGATGTCCTGCACCACCGTGTTATCAGTTCCATTGTCTGACTTGCATTGCTCCCGGAGAGAACTCATTAGCGTGGGGTCCATGTCGGAGGTGCTTGGGTTGAGGCGGTCGGAGAAGGATGAGTTGAAGGACGAGCAATGTGAGATTCCAATGGTGTGTGCACCAGAGAGGGTCACCATCTCGTCGGCAGTCAACCCCTTGGAGGCGAAGTTGGCCTTCAGCTGGTCCACGGTGGCGAAGGGTGGTGGTAGGTTGGGGAGTGTCTCATTCTTGAAGGAAACAAGTCCATCATAACGGCCAGCTGTCATGTTGAAGTAGACCTTCTTGTTGCTGAGGAAGTAGGTGGCATCACGCCCAGCGAAGGCCAGGACATCAGCGCATGAGACAACGTCACTCCCACATTCCTTCTCGATTCTAGCCTTGGCGGCATCAATCACCTCGAAGCCACGCAGGCTCAGGTTTGGGACACCCAACTTCTCTGGTGGGCTGTTGGGATCCACTTGATCCAGAAGAACAGAGGCATCACAACCCTACAAAtaaaccattaaacaccacatacaCATCAGCCTACATATATTTCATGACACAAAAACATTTATGTATGTGGAGG is drawn from Triticum dicoccoides isolate Atlit2015 ecotype Zavitan chromosome 6B, WEW_v2.0, whole genome shotgun sequence and contains these coding sequences:
- the LOC119326780 gene encoding peroxidase 2-like; translated protein: MAKLAAVLTLIALLSCAARTCQAEYGNPTPVPSIPSITSPPPPYTPTTPSPPPPYTPTTPSPPPPTPATPSSPPPYTPTTPSPPPPTPATPSPPPPYTPTTPSPPPPTPSPPTKGLVVGYYQQSCPRAEDIVREVVRDASAGIMAGLIRLFFHDCFVRGCDASVLLDQVDPNSPPEKLGVPNLSLRGFEVIDAAKARIEKECGSDVVSCADVLAFAGRDATYFLSNKKVYFNMTAGRYDGLVSFKNETLPNLPPPFATVDQLKANFASKGLTADEMVTLSGAHTIGISHCSSFNSSFSDRLNPSTSDMDPTLMSSLREQCKSDNGTDNTVVQDINTPNKVDNKYYKNVLSHEVLFNSDAALMKADDTSAAVRANAKDNGVWEEKFKAAMVRMGAIEVKTRTDFLDRAPVEIRRNCRVVNSH